The Ailuropoda melanoleuca isolate Jingjing chromosome 9, ASM200744v2, whole genome shotgun sequence genome includes a region encoding these proteins:
- the IDH2 gene encoding isocitrate dehydrogenase [NADP], mitochondrial, translating to MAGYLRVVRSLCRASGSGPAWAPAAPTGPNLQEQPRRHYADKRIKVAKPVVEMDGDEMTRIIWQFIKEKLILPHVDVQLKYFDLGLPHRDQTNDQVTIDSALATQKYSVAVKCATITPDEARVEEFQLKKMWKSPNGTIRNILGGTVFREPIICRNIPRLVPGWTKPITIGRHAHGDQYKATDFVVDRAGTFKIVFSPKDGSGAKEWEVYNFPAGGVGMGMYNTDESISGFAHSCFQYAIQKKWPLYMSTKNTILKAYDGRFKDIFQEIFEKHYKTEFDKNKIWYEHRLIDDMVAQVLKSSGGFVWACKNYDGDVQSDILAQGFGSLGLMTSVLVCPDGKTIEAEAAHGTVTRHYREHQKGRPTSTNPIASIFAWTRGLEHRGKLDGNQDLIRFAQTLEKVCVQTVESGAMTKDLAGCIHGLSNVKLNEHFLNTSDFLDTIKNNLDKALGQ from the exons ATGGCTGGCTACCTGCGGGTCGTGCGCTCGCTCTGCAGAGCCTCCGGCTCCGGGCCGGCCTGGGCGCCGGCAGCCCCGACGGGCCCCAACTTGCAGGAGCAGCCGCGGCGCCACT ATGCCGACAAGAGGATCAAGGTGGCGAAGCCGGTGGTGGAGATGGACGGTGATGAGATGACCCGGATCATCTGGCAGTTCATCAAGGAGAAG CTCATCCTACCCCACGTGGATGTCCAGCTCAAGTACTTCGACCTGGGGCTCCCCCACCGCGACCAGACCAATGACCAGGTCACCATAGACTCCGCGTTGGCCACCCAGAAGTACAGTGTGGCCGTCAAGTGTGCCACCATCACCCCTGATGAGGCCCGTGTGGAAG AGTTCCAGCTGAAGAAGATGTGGAAAAGTCCCAACGGGACCATCCGAAACATCCTCGGGGGCACCGTCTTCCGGGAGCCCATCATCTGCAGAAACATCCCCCGCCTCGTCCCCGGCTGGACCAAGCCCATCACCATTGGCAGGCATGCCCACGGCGACCAG TACAAGGCCACAGACTTTGTGGTGGACCGGGCCGGCACGTTCAAGATCGTCTTCTCCCCGAAGGACGGCAGTGGAGCGAAGGAGTGGGAAGTGTACAACTTCCCGGCCGGCGGCGTGGGGATGGGCATGTACAATACCGACGAG tCCATCTCGGGGTTTGCGCACAGTTGCTTCCAGTACGCCATCCAGAAGAAGTGGCCGTTGTACATGAGCACTAAGAACACCATCCTGAAAGCCTACGACGGGCGCTTCAAGGACATCTTCCAGGAGATCTTTGAGAA GCACTATAAGACCGAGTTTGACAAGAATAAGATCTGGTACGAGCACCGGCTCATTGATGACATGGTGGCTCAGGTCCTCAAGTCTTCAGGCGGCTTCGTGTGGGCCTGCAAGAACTACGATGGAGATGTGCAGTCGGACATCCTGGCGCAGG GCTTTGGCTCCCTTGGCCTGATGACGTCTGTGCTGGTCTGCCCGGATGGGAAGACCATTGAGGCTGAGGCTGCTCATGGAACGGTCACCCGCCATTATCGGGAACACCAGAAG ggccgGCCTACCAGCACGAACCCCATTGCCAGCATCTTCGCCTGGACACGTGGCCTGGAGCACCGGGGGAAGCTGGACGGGAACCAGGACCTCATCAG GTTTGCGCAGACCCTGGAGAAAGTGTGCGTCCAGACCGTGGAGAGCGGAGCCATGACCAAGGACCTGGCGGGCTGCATCCATGGCCTCAGCAA TGTGAAGCTGAACGAGCACTTCCTCAACACCTCGGACTTCCTGGATACCATCAAGAACAATCTGGACAAGGCTCTGGGCCAGTAG
- the ZNF710 gene encoding zinc finger protein 710 isoform X1: MDVISVLDGCPLGNLSGPGTCLQRVSASWPPQEQAQASDDLLASHHGMEGFMDSGTQTDAVVVLSLAQAAVLGLVSENELFGATISPEAFYPDLGPELSGTAMGEPGPPGPDVYQLACNGRALEEPAEEEVLEVEAAFEKHTRRKTRPPVRLVPKVKFEKVDEEEQEVYEVSVPGDDKDAGPAEAPAEVAGGGCEALVQSSAVKMIDLSAFSRKPRTLRHLPRAARPELDAAPYDPHFPDPARDGFPEPGMALPGPEALPSECGFEPPHLAPLSDPEAPPTMESPEPVKPEQGFVWQEAGEFEADAAGSTVERHKKAQLDRLDINVQIDDSYLVEAGDRQKRWQCRMCEKSYTSKYNLVTHILGHNGIKPHSCPHCSKLFKQPSHLQTHLLTHQGTRPHKCQVCQKAFTQTSHLKRHMLLHSEVKPYSCHFCGRGFAYPSELKAHEVKHESGRCHVCVECGLDFSTLTQLKRHLASHQGPTLYQCLECDKSFHYRSQLQNHMLKHQNVRPFVCTECGMEFSQIHHLKQHSLTHKGVKEFKCEVCGREFTLQANMKRHMLIHTSVRPYQCHICFKTFVQKQTLKTHMIVHSPVKPFKCKVCGKSFNRMYNLLGHMHLHAGSKPFKCPYCSSKFNLKGNLSRHMKVKHGVMDIGLDSQDPMMELTGTDPSELDSQQEMEDFENAYAYAGVDSSAEASVLTEQAMKEMAYYNVL, translated from the exons CGATGACCTCCTAGCCAGCCATCACGGGATGGAGGGCTTCATGGACTCAGGGACACAGACGGATGCCGTGGTGGTGCTGTCCTTGGCTCAGGCCGCCGTGCTGGGCCTGGTCTCAGAAAATGAGCTCTTCGGAGCCACCATAAGCCCCGAAGCCTTCTACCCGGACCTGGGGCCCGAGCTGTCCGGGACGGCCATGGGGGAGCCCGGGCCCCCGGGCCCCGACGTCTACCAGCTGGCCTGCAACGGGAGGGCCCTGGAGGAGCCGGCAGAAGAGGAGGTGCTGGAGGTGGAGGCGGCCTTCGAGAAGCACACCCGGCGGAAGACGCGGCCGCCCGTGCGGCTGGTGCCCAAGGTCAAGTTTGAGAAGGTGGACGAGGAGGAGCAGGAGGTCTATGAGGTGTCCGTGCCCGGGGACGACAAGGACGCGGGCCCGGCGGAGGCCCCTGCGGAGGTGGCCGGCGGCGGCTGCGAGGCCCTGGTGCAGAGCAGCGCCGTCAAGATGATCGACCTCAGCGCCTTCAGCCGCAAGCCCCGGACGCTGCGCCACCTGCCCCGAGCCGCGAGGCCGGAGCTGGACGCGGCCCCCTACGACCCCCACTTCCCCGACCCGGCCCGGGACGGCTTCCCAGAGCCCGGCATGGCGCTGCCCGGGCCGGAGGCCTTGCCCTCCGAGTGCGGCTTCGAGCCACCCCACCTGGCCCCCCTGAGCGATCCCGAGGCCCCGCCCACCATGGAGTCCCCGGAGCCCGTGAAGCCGGAGCAGGGCTTCGTGTGGCAGGAGGCGGGCGAGTTTGAGGCGGACGCGGCCGGCTCGACGGTGGAGCGCCACAAGAAGGCCCAGCTGGACCGGCTGGACATCAACGTGCAGATCGACGACTCCTACCTGGTGGAGGCGGGCGACCGCCAGAAGCGCTGGCAGTGCCGCATGTGCGAGAAGTCCTACACGTCCAAGTACAACCTGGTGACGCACATCCTGGGCCACAACGGCATCAAGCCGCACTCGTGCCCGCACTGCAGCAAGCTCTTCAAGCAGCCCAGCCACCTGCAGACGCACCTGCTGACGCACCAGGGCACCCGGCCGCACAAGTGCCAGGTGTGCCAGAAGGCCTTCACGCAGACAAGCCACCTCAAGCGCCACATGCTGCTGCACTCGGAGGTCAAGCCCTACAGCTGCCACTTCTGCGGCCGCGGCTTCGCCTACCCCAGCGAGCTCAAGGCCCACGAGGTGAAGCACGAGAGCGGCCGCTGCCACGTCTGCGTGGAGTGTGGCCTGGACTTCTCCACCCTGACCCAGCTCAAGCGCCACCTGGCCTCCCACCAGGGCCCCACCCTCTACCAGTGCCTCGAGTGCGACAAGTCCTTCCACTACCGCAGCCAGCTGCAGAACCACATGCTCAAACACCAGAACGTGCGGCCCTTCGTGTGCACGGAGTGCGGCATGGAGTTCAGCCAGATCCACCACCTCAAGCAGCACTCCCTCACCCACAAG GGCGTGAAGGAGTTCAAGTGCGAGGTGTGCGGCCGGGAGTTCACCCTGCAGGCCAACATGAAGCGGCACATGCTGATCCACACCAGCGTCCGGCCCTACCAGTGCCACATCTGCTTCAAGACCTTCGTGCAGAAGCAGACCCTCAAGACCCACATGATTGTACACTCGCCTGTGAAGCCATTCAAATGCAAG GTGTGTGGGAAGTCCTTCAACCGCATGTACAACTTGCTGGGCCACATGCACCTGCACGCGGGCAGCAAGCCCTTCAAGTGCCCATACTGCTCCAGCAAGTTTAACCTCAAGGGCAACCTGAGCCGGCACATGAAGGTCAAGCATGGCGTCATGGACATCGGCCTGGACAGCCAAG ACCCCATGATGGAGCTGACAGGCACTGACCCCTCCGAGCTTGACAGCCAGCAGGAGATGGAGGACTTCGAGAACGCCTACGCCTACGCCGGTGTGGATAGCAGCGCCGAGGCCAGCGTCCTCACCGAACAGGCCATGAAGGAGATGGCCTACTACAACGTGCTATAG
- the ZNF710 gene encoding zinc finger protein 710 isoform X2 — protein MEGFMDSGTQTDAVVVLSLAQAAVLGLVSENELFGATISPEAFYPDLGPELSGTAMGEPGPPGPDVYQLACNGRALEEPAEEEVLEVEAAFEKHTRRKTRPPVRLVPKVKFEKVDEEEQEVYEVSVPGDDKDAGPAEAPAEVAGGGCEALVQSSAVKMIDLSAFSRKPRTLRHLPRAARPELDAAPYDPHFPDPARDGFPEPGMALPGPEALPSECGFEPPHLAPLSDPEAPPTMESPEPVKPEQGFVWQEAGEFEADAAGSTVERHKKAQLDRLDINVQIDDSYLVEAGDRQKRWQCRMCEKSYTSKYNLVTHILGHNGIKPHSCPHCSKLFKQPSHLQTHLLTHQGTRPHKCQVCQKAFTQTSHLKRHMLLHSEVKPYSCHFCGRGFAYPSELKAHEVKHESGRCHVCVECGLDFSTLTQLKRHLASHQGPTLYQCLECDKSFHYRSQLQNHMLKHQNVRPFVCTECGMEFSQIHHLKQHSLTHKGVKEFKCEVCGREFTLQANMKRHMLIHTSVRPYQCHICFKTFVQKQTLKTHMIVHSPVKPFKCKVCGKSFNRMYNLLGHMHLHAGSKPFKCPYCSSKFNLKGNLSRHMKVKHGVMDIGLDSQDPMMELTGTDPSELDSQQEMEDFENAYAYAGVDSSAEASVLTEQAMKEMAYYNVL, from the exons ATGGAGGGCTTCATGGACTCAGGGACACAGACGGATGCCGTGGTGGTGCTGTCCTTGGCTCAGGCCGCCGTGCTGGGCCTGGTCTCAGAAAATGAGCTCTTCGGAGCCACCATAAGCCCCGAAGCCTTCTACCCGGACCTGGGGCCCGAGCTGTCCGGGACGGCCATGGGGGAGCCCGGGCCCCCGGGCCCCGACGTCTACCAGCTGGCCTGCAACGGGAGGGCCCTGGAGGAGCCGGCAGAAGAGGAGGTGCTGGAGGTGGAGGCGGCCTTCGAGAAGCACACCCGGCGGAAGACGCGGCCGCCCGTGCGGCTGGTGCCCAAGGTCAAGTTTGAGAAGGTGGACGAGGAGGAGCAGGAGGTCTATGAGGTGTCCGTGCCCGGGGACGACAAGGACGCGGGCCCGGCGGAGGCCCCTGCGGAGGTGGCCGGCGGCGGCTGCGAGGCCCTGGTGCAGAGCAGCGCCGTCAAGATGATCGACCTCAGCGCCTTCAGCCGCAAGCCCCGGACGCTGCGCCACCTGCCCCGAGCCGCGAGGCCGGAGCTGGACGCGGCCCCCTACGACCCCCACTTCCCCGACCCGGCCCGGGACGGCTTCCCAGAGCCCGGCATGGCGCTGCCCGGGCCGGAGGCCTTGCCCTCCGAGTGCGGCTTCGAGCCACCCCACCTGGCCCCCCTGAGCGATCCCGAGGCCCCGCCCACCATGGAGTCCCCGGAGCCCGTGAAGCCGGAGCAGGGCTTCGTGTGGCAGGAGGCGGGCGAGTTTGAGGCGGACGCGGCCGGCTCGACGGTGGAGCGCCACAAGAAGGCCCAGCTGGACCGGCTGGACATCAACGTGCAGATCGACGACTCCTACCTGGTGGAGGCGGGCGACCGCCAGAAGCGCTGGCAGTGCCGCATGTGCGAGAAGTCCTACACGTCCAAGTACAACCTGGTGACGCACATCCTGGGCCACAACGGCATCAAGCCGCACTCGTGCCCGCACTGCAGCAAGCTCTTCAAGCAGCCCAGCCACCTGCAGACGCACCTGCTGACGCACCAGGGCACCCGGCCGCACAAGTGCCAGGTGTGCCAGAAGGCCTTCACGCAGACAAGCCACCTCAAGCGCCACATGCTGCTGCACTCGGAGGTCAAGCCCTACAGCTGCCACTTCTGCGGCCGCGGCTTCGCCTACCCCAGCGAGCTCAAGGCCCACGAGGTGAAGCACGAGAGCGGCCGCTGCCACGTCTGCGTGGAGTGTGGCCTGGACTTCTCCACCCTGACCCAGCTCAAGCGCCACCTGGCCTCCCACCAGGGCCCCACCCTCTACCAGTGCCTCGAGTGCGACAAGTCCTTCCACTACCGCAGCCAGCTGCAGAACCACATGCTCAAACACCAGAACGTGCGGCCCTTCGTGTGCACGGAGTGCGGCATGGAGTTCAGCCAGATCCACCACCTCAAGCAGCACTCCCTCACCCACAAG GGCGTGAAGGAGTTCAAGTGCGAGGTGTGCGGCCGGGAGTTCACCCTGCAGGCCAACATGAAGCGGCACATGCTGATCCACACCAGCGTCCGGCCCTACCAGTGCCACATCTGCTTCAAGACCTTCGTGCAGAAGCAGACCCTCAAGACCCACATGATTGTACACTCGCCTGTGAAGCCATTCAAATGCAAG GTGTGTGGGAAGTCCTTCAACCGCATGTACAACTTGCTGGGCCACATGCACCTGCACGCGGGCAGCAAGCCCTTCAAGTGCCCATACTGCTCCAGCAAGTTTAACCTCAAGGGCAACCTGAGCCGGCACATGAAGGTCAAGCATGGCGTCATGGACATCGGCCTGGACAGCCAAG ACCCCATGATGGAGCTGACAGGCACTGACCCCTCCGAGCTTGACAGCCAGCAGGAGATGGAGGACTTCGAGAACGCCTACGCCTACGCCGGTGTGGATAGCAGCGCCGAGGCCAGCGTCCTCACCGAACAGGCCATGAAGGAGATGGCCTACTACAACGTGCTATAG